One window of the Planktothrix sp. FACHB-1365 genome contains the following:
- a CDS encoding alpha-amylase translates to MAKLNGVMMQYFHWYLPADGTLWDKTKINAQELADAGITALWLPPAYKGANGGMDVGYAVYDLYDLGEFDQKGSIRTKYGTRQEYLDAINSLHQAGIQVYADIVLNHRIGADGAEIAKAIPFPYNNRKTPKGDLRDIQGYTLFNFPGRQGKYSQFEWHWWHFDAVDYDEYSKESGTVYLFEGKTFDDYVALEFGNFAYLMGADLDFQHEEVRQEMINWGKWYLDTTGVDGFRLDAIKHISSWFFPEWLDTMEKYVGRELFIVGEYWAPDTGILNWYLDSVGQRMSVFDVALHYNFHYASKAGGYYDMRTILDGSLIKGRAMNAVTFVENHDSQPLQALESVVEPWFKPLAYAIILLRQEGYPCIFHADYYGAEYEDRGRDGNTYKIVLPSHKAFIDQCLYARQNYGYGPQYDYFDHPDIIGWTRLGDEQHPKAMAVILSDGPEGIKPMEVGKPNTKFYDLTGNIQEPIETNDSGWGEFSCKGGSVSIWVQE, encoded by the coding sequence ATGGCAAAACTTAATGGTGTGATGATGCAATATTTCCATTGGTATCTCCCCGCCGATGGAACCTTGTGGGATAAAACAAAAATTAACGCCCAAGAGTTAGCGGATGCAGGAATTACGGCTTTATGGCTACCACCGGCTTACAAAGGCGCAAATGGTGGAATGGATGTTGGATATGCCGTGTATGATTTGTATGATTTAGGAGAATTTGATCAAAAAGGGTCAATTAGAACGAAATATGGCACTCGTCAAGAATATTTAGATGCCATTAATAGCTTGCATCAAGCAGGAATTCAAGTTTATGCAGATATCGTATTAAATCACAGAATCGGGGCAGATGGAGCCGAAATTGCCAAAGCCATTCCTTTCCCTTATAATAATCGAAAAACACCAAAAGGAGATTTAAGAGATATTCAAGGTTACACCCTGTTTAACTTTCCGGGTCGTCAGGGAAAATACTCTCAATTTGAGTGGCATTGGTGGCATTTTGATGCCGTTGATTATGATGAATATAGCAAAGAATCGGGAACAGTTTATTTATTTGAGGGGAAAACCTTTGATGATTATGTGGCGTTAGAATTTGGAAATTTTGCTTATTTAATGGGGGCAGATTTAGACTTTCAACATGAGGAAGTCAGACAGGAAATGATCAACTGGGGAAAATGGTATCTGGATACAACGGGTGTGGATGGATTTCGCTTAGATGCCATTAAACATATTTCCAGTTGGTTTTTCCCAGAATGGTTAGATACTATGGAAAAATATGTCGGTCGAGAATTGTTTATTGTTGGGGAATATTGGGCGCCTGATACTGGCATCTTGAATTGGTATTTAGACTCTGTAGGTCAACGAATGTCGGTGTTTGATGTTGCCCTACATTATAATTTTCACTACGCCAGTAAAGCTGGGGGATATTATGATATGCGAACCATTCTGGATGGAAGTTTAATTAAAGGACGGGCAATGAATGCCGTTACTTTTGTTGAAAACCATGATTCTCAACCGTTACAAGCCTTAGAATCTGTCGTTGAACCTTGGTTTAAACCCTTAGCTTATGCTATAATATTGTTACGTCAAGAGGGTTATCCTTGTATTTTTCACGCCGATTATTACGGTGCAGAATATGAAGATAGAGGACGGGATGGGAATACTTATAAAATCGTTTTACCCTCCCATAAAGCGTTTATTGATCAGTGTCTTTATGCCCGTCAAAATTACGGCTACGGTCCTCAATATGACTATTTTGATCACCCCGATATTATTGGTTGGACTCGCTTAGGAGATGAACAACATCCGAAAGCAATGGCGGTGATTTTAAGTGATGGCCCAGAAGGAATTAAACCGATGGAAGTCGGGAAACCCAATACTAAATTTTATGACCTTACGGGGAATATTCAAGAACCCATTGAAACGAATGATTCCGGTTGGGGTGAATTTTCTTGTAAGGGGGGTTCAGTTTCTATTTGGGTTCAGGAATAG
- a CDS encoding class I SAM-dependent DNA methyltransferase: MVRIRNKINQQDSNSANLGFEEKLWKVADKLRGQMDAAEYKHIVLGLIFLKYISDSCEEHYHQLELWTETSSNNYYVGQERGYHQVLEDQQQNSAKHLFLVPQKARWSYIKVNSRSSDIGKIIDSAMHLIEQENPSLKSILPKNFSRSSLDQRRLGELVELIGTIGLGDTESRARDILGRVYEYFLGRFAGLEAKGGEFYTPQSVVNLLVEMIQPYKGSVYDPCCGSGGMFVQSEKFVEAHGGKSEDLLIYGQESNPTTWRLCKMNLALRKIEGNIGFHHADTFHNDLHPNLKADYILANPPFNMSDWGGEHLRQDRRWQYGTPPINNANFAWVEHIVSHLASDGVAGFVLSNGALNHSQGDGVIREALIEADLIDCIVALPVQLFYTTQIAACLWIIARNKQNAKYRDRRGKTLFIYAHSFGEMVDRTHRILTDAEISRIARTYQDWRSQENFLDYRDIPGFCKSATLEEIRSHKMSLVPGRYVGFDEELTKHWDIQRLQTELADVEARLNEITKASNSAVKVLKELLHG, translated from the coding sequence GTGGTTCGTATCAGAAACAAGATTAATCAACAAGATAGTAATAGTGCAAATTTAGGATTTGAGGAAAAGCTATGGAAGGTGGCTGACAAATTGCGGGGTCAGATGGATGCTGCTGAGTATAAGCATATTGTATTAGGACTAATATTTTTAAAGTATATTTCAGATAGCTGTGAAGAACATTATCACCAGCTAGAGTTATGGACAGAGACATCATCTAACAACTATTATGTTGGACAAGAAAGAGGATATCATCAAGTTCTCGAAGATCAACAGCAGAATTCAGCTAAACATTTATTTTTGGTTCCCCAAAAAGCTCGCTGGTCATATATAAAAGTTAATTCTAGAAGTTCTGACATTGGTAAAATTATTGACTCAGCAATGCACTTAATTGAACAGGAAAATCCATCCTTAAAAAGCATTCTACCTAAAAATTTTTCCCGTTCTTCGCTTGATCAACGACGATTAGGTGAGTTGGTTGAATTGATTGGAACCATTGGTCTAGGGGATACAGAAAGCCGAGCAAGAGATATTTTGGGAAGAGTTTATGAATATTTTTTAGGGCGATTTGCTGGCTTAGAAGCTAAGGGGGGTGAATTCTATACACCCCAATCAGTAGTCAACCTTTTGGTTGAAATGATTCAGCCTTATAAAGGGTCTGTTTATGATCCCTGCTGCGGTTCAGGCGGAATGTTTGTCCAGTCAGAAAAATTTGTAGAAGCTCATGGAGGTAAATCGGAGGATCTGTTAATATATGGTCAAGAATCCAATCCTACAACATGGCGTTTGTGCAAGATGAATTTAGCCTTGAGAAAAATTGAAGGAAATATAGGTTTTCATCACGCAGATACATTTCATAACGATTTACATCCAAATCTTAAAGCAGACTACATTCTGGCAAATCCACCATTTAACATGAGTGATTGGGGAGGTGAACATCTCAGACAAGATCGGCGTTGGCAATATGGTACTCCTCCTATTAATAATGCTAACTTTGCATGGGTAGAACACATCGTTTCTCATCTGGCATCAGATGGAGTAGCAGGTTTTGTATTGTCTAATGGAGCTTTGAATCACAGTCAAGGAGACGGTGTGATTCGAGAGGCTTTAATTGAAGCTGATTTGATTGATTGTATTGTTGCTTTACCCGTTCAACTTTTTTATACAACACAAATTGCTGCCTGTTTATGGATCATTGCTCGTAATAAACAAAATGCTAAATACCGTGATCGTAGAGGTAAAACGCTTTTTATATATGCCCATTCTTTTGGTGAAATGGTTGATAGAACCCACCGAATCCTTACAGATGCTGAAATATCAAGAATTGCAAGAACATATCAAGATTGGCGTAGTCAAGAAAATTTTCTTGATTATAGGGACATCCCAGGTTTTTGTAAATCTGCGACCTTAGAAGAGATTCGTTCACATAAAATGTCCTTAGTCCCAGGAAGATATGTTGGCTTTGACGAGGAATTAACGAAACATTGGGATATTCAGCGCCTTCAAACAGAGCTTGCTGATGTTGAAGCTCGTCTTAACGAAATCACAAAAGCGTCTAATTCTGCTGTTAAAGTTCTTAAGGAATTGTTGCATGGCTGA
- a CDS encoding restriction endonuclease subunit S — translation MAEPLLKCPSNWVHTTLEPNPKSELITYVDSGGTPSTKNEENWDGEIPWLTPKEITNFTDTIYVSDTERKITDKGLKNSAAKLLPTGTVMLTKRAPVGAVAINAVPMATNQGFLNFQCGSKLRALYLAYWFKANKVYLNMIANGSTYPELYKSDLFELHLAVPSLEEQDAILSVISAIQYVSLLGLPLEQSMTTPEQMIKMQEQNRRLRIIRDAILPKLLSGELDVSKIYARFTEVLI, via the coding sequence ATGGCTGAACCACTTCTAAAATGCCCTAGTAATTGGGTACATACGACTTTGGAACCGAACCCAAAAAGTGAATTAATCACCTATGTTGATAGCGGAGGTACTCCTAGCACTAAGAATGAAGAGAATTGGGATGGTGAAATTCCCTGGTTAACTCCAAAAGAAATAACCAATTTTACAGATACAATCTACGTTTCTGACACCGAAAGAAAAATTACAGACAAAGGACTAAAAAATAGTGCAGCAAAACTATTACCAACCGGGACGGTAATGTTAACAAAACGCGCTCCGGTTGGTGCTGTTGCCATCAACGCAGTTCCAATGGCAACAAATCAAGGCTTTCTAAATTTTCAGTGTGGTTCTAAACTTCGAGCTCTTTATTTGGCTTATTGGTTTAAAGCTAATAAAGTTTACTTGAATATGATTGCTAATGGCTCAACTTACCCAGAATTATATAAATCTGATTTGTTTGAGTTACATCTTGCAGTTCCCTCTTTAGAAGAGCAAGATGCTATTCTTAGTGTTATTAGTGCCATACAATATGTTTCACTGCTTGGGCTTCCCCTGGAGCAGTCTATGACTACGCCTGAACAAATGATCAAGATGCAGGAACAAAACCGTAGATTGCGTATTATTCGAGATGCTATCTTGCCAAAACTTCTATCGGGTGAGTTAGATGTTTCAAAGATTTATGCCAGATTTACAGAGGTTTTAATATGA
- a CDS encoding BstXI family restriction endonuclease — translation MILSSLPKLCGTDGCRLLSGHSGKHNPYPTSAWSFMEEKDQNKLAKAGFATPRGGAKGAYQNHVVRSNRVIIPYERLSIVPFQEYKDGYVIRLYPEQYFESAGVPKPSFIIGKESWIVVGQNAFVLYRTHRGLESFPPLTTWSVCHLEKNGEPSTKRGRDVRDVGHYVLQIPTSDGKDKRKEGAVQGIFAPEYADQETNYLCKCVLAWLITQTIGSPYVMTQAKHLQAILDQEGLLDVSNYEYKGVIRHGLSSCPLCLRFIRYQELHASATYEDDLSFGNAAGQVEGSIRSTIVNLFHIEPLVYDQITHIPSNVAWGHHSCNTRLGQRRCRSLAELIELDLKVGIIRPEGIETFGWMSEDYEMIRSPLGSVWIRISDNNAEDAPPQQGDLLVDNPPVAVDPVTGTGEMLTLIPELEDEELENEDDGDL, via the coding sequence ATGATTTTATCGAGTCTGCCAAAACTTTGTGGTACTGATGGTTGTCGTTTACTTTCAGGACATTCAGGAAAACACAATCCTTATCCTACCTCAGCTTGGAGTTTTATGGAGGAGAAGGATCAAAATAAATTAGCTAAAGCTGGGTTTGCGACTCCTCGCGGTGGAGCTAAAGGAGCATATCAAAATCACGTTGTTCGTAGTAATCGAGTGATAATACCCTATGAACGATTGTCAATTGTTCCTTTTCAGGAATATAAAGACGGATATGTAATTCGCCTCTATCCAGAACAATATTTTGAATCTGCTGGTGTTCCAAAACCAAGCTTTATAATAGGGAAAGAATCTTGGATTGTTGTTGGACAGAATGCTTTTGTTTTATATAGAACACATCGAGGATTAGAAAGTTTTCCTCCTTTAACAACTTGGAGCGTTTGCCATCTTGAAAAAAATGGTGAGCCTTCAACAAAACGAGGTAGAGATGTTCGAGATGTTGGTCATTATGTTTTACAAATCCCAACTTCGGATGGTAAGGATAAGCGCAAAGAAGGAGCCGTACAAGGAATATTTGCTCCAGAATATGCTGATCAGGAAACCAACTATCTATGTAAGTGTGTATTGGCTTGGTTAATTACTCAAACTATAGGCAGTCCTTATGTGATGACTCAAGCAAAACATCTACAAGCCATCTTAGATCAAGAAGGCTTATTAGATGTGTCCAATTATGAGTACAAAGGCGTAATCAGGCATGGTCTATCGAGTTGCCCCTTATGTCTTCGCTTCATACGATATCAAGAACTTCATGCCTCAGCAACATACGAGGATGATCTGAGTTTTGGAAATGCTGCCGGACAGGTTGAAGGATCTATTCGCTCAACAATTGTAAATCTATTTCATATTGAACCGCTTGTATACGATCAGATCACACATATTCCGTCTAACGTTGCTTGGGGACACCATTCTTGTAATACTCGTTTAGGACAGAGGCGATGTCGCTCACTTGCTGAACTCATTGAATTAGATTTAAAAGTTGGTATCATCAGACCTGAAGGTATTGAAACTTTTGGCTGGATGAGTGAAGATTATGAAATGATTCGCTCTCCTTTGGGATCAGTTTGGATACGAATTAGTGATAATAATGCGGAAGATGCTCCTCCTCAGCAAGGAGATTTGCTAGTTGATAATCCTCCTGTCGCAGTTGATCCTGTAACTGGTACGGGGGAAATGCTAACTTTAATACCTGAGTTGGAAGATGAAGAGTTAGAAAACGAAGACGACGGGGATTTGTAA
- a CDS encoding Uma2 family endonuclease, producing MTLSIAKWKLDDYHRIVEMGLLDERPVELLYGEIVQMSPEGEPHAYYSRTAGEYLMRILGDRALVSQAKPITLPNDSEPEPDIAIVQRLGREYLSHHPYPENIFWVIEYSQSSLEKDSTVKYRLYAEAGIAEYWLVNLARRELIIYRDPRDGEYGSKMTLTEGEVTPLAFAEIEIPVEALISAD from the coding sequence ATGACACTATCAATCGCAAAATGGAAACTAGACGACTATCACCGCATCGTTGAAATGGGTTTACTCGATGAACGCCCCGTTGAACTGCTGTATGGAGAAATTGTTCAAATGTCCCCAGAAGGAGAACCCCACGCCTACTATAGTCGAACTGCTGGCGAGTACCTCATGCGGATACTCGGTGATCGCGCTTTAGTCAGTCAAGCTAAACCCATCACCCTCCCTAACGACTCCGAACCCGAACCCGATATTGCTATTGTTCAACGTTTGGGGCGAGAATATCTCAGCCATCATCCCTATCCTGAAAATATTTTTTGGGTGATCGAATATTCCCAGTCCAGCTTAGAAAAAGATTCAACGGTAAAATATCGCCTTTATGCTGAAGCGGGAATTGCCGAATATTGGTTGGTTAACCTAGCGCGTCGGGAACTGATTATTTATCGTGATCCCCGTGATGGTGAATATGGCTCTAAAATGACTTTAACGGAAGGTGAAGTCACACCCCTAGCCTTTGCAGAAATTGAAATTCCCGTTGAAGCCCTGATTTCAGCAGATTGA
- a CDS encoding ATP-dependent 6-phosphofructokinase encodes MGEQKRIGILTSGGDCAGLNAAIRAVVYRASGTFGWEVFGIREATQGLMTRPVNSVPLTIDKIDNILTAGGTILGTTNKGDPFAFPMPDGSLLDRSEEIIEGYHLLGLNALIGIGGDGSLAILRRIAQQGNLNLIGIPKTIDNDVGSTDLSIGFSTAVDIATEALDRLHFTAASHSRVMILEVMGRDAGHIALHAGIAGGADIILIPEIPYSLDRICHQIAERQKQGKNYCLVVVAEAVKTETGEPVTNINRMGQARLGGIGQYLADVICDRSGAETRVTVLGHIQRGGTPSPMDRIIASAFGVAAVDLIAEDKYDQVVVWRDRKVSSIPILDAIAQYRVVNANDILVETARSMGICLGD; translated from the coding sequence ATGGGAGAACAAAAACGCATTGGTATTTTAACCAGTGGGGGAGACTGTGCAGGTTTAAATGCAGCAATTCGGGCTGTGGTGTATCGGGCATCTGGAACCTTTGGATGGGAGGTTTTCGGTATTCGAGAAGCCACCCAAGGGTTAATGACTCGTCCCGTGAACAGCGTTCCTCTGACAATTGATAAAATTGATAATATTCTCACCGCCGGGGGGACGATTTTGGGGACTACCAATAAAGGTGATCCCTTTGCCTTTCCGATGCCGGATGGAAGTTTGCTAGATCGCTCTGAGGAGATTATTGAAGGATATCATCTCTTAGGATTAAATGCCTTAATTGGCATTGGGGGAGATGGCAGTTTAGCAATTTTGCGACGCATTGCCCAACAAGGAAATCTTAATTTAATTGGTATTCCTAAAACGATTGATAATGATGTGGGAAGCACGGATTTATCGATTGGATTTAGTACGGCCGTTGATATTGCGACGGAAGCTTTAGATCGTCTGCATTTTACCGCCGCCAGTCACAGTCGCGTGATGATTTTAGAAGTTATGGGGCGAGATGCAGGACATATTGCCCTTCATGCAGGAATTGCCGGAGGTGCAGATATTATTTTAATTCCTGAAATTCCTTACAGTTTAGATCGAATTTGTCACCAAATTGCCGAACGACAAAAACAAGGGAAAAACTATTGTTTAGTGGTGGTTGCAGAAGCGGTTAAAACGGAAACAGGAGAACCTGTGACTAATATTAATCGCATGGGACAAGCTCGTTTAGGCGGTATTGGGCAATATTTAGCGGATGTCATTTGCGATCGCAGTGGCGCAGAAACCCGCGTTACAGTGCTCGGTCATATTCAACGAGGGGGAACTCCTTCGCCGATGGATCGCATTATTGCTTCTGCTTTTGGCGTCGCCGCCGTGGATTTAATTGCGGAAGACAAATATGATCAGGTTGTGGTTTGGCGAGATCGTAAAGTGTCGAGTATTCCAATTTTGGATGCGATCGCTCAATATCGGGTTGTTAATGCTAATGATATCTTAGTCGAAACGGCTCGAAGTATGGGAATTTGTTTAGGGGATTAA
- the accC gene encoding acetyl-CoA carboxylase biotin carboxylase subunit — protein sequence MRFSKILIANRGEIALRILRTCEEMGIATVAVHSTVDRTALHVQLADEAVCIGEPSSSKSYLNIPNIIAAALTRNATALHPGYGFLAENARFAEICADHEIAFIGPTPNAIRSMGDKSTAKETMQRVGVPTVPGSDGLLTDEKEALVLAQKIGFPVIIKATAGGGGRGMRLVKQEEDLPKLFAAAQGEAEAAFGNPGVYLEKFIERPRHIEIQILADNYGNVIYLGERDCSIQRRHQKLLEEAPSPVMTPKLRHKMGMAAIKAAKSINYTGAGTVEFLVDQSGNFYFMEMNTRIQVEHPVTEMITGLDLIAEQIRIAQGEKLSLTQDKVQLRGHSIECRINAEDPDHNFRPHPGRISGYLPPGGNGVRIDSHVYTDYEIPPYYDSLIGKLIVWGPDRPTAILRMKRALREFAITGVPTTIGFHQRILETPEFLRGEIYTNFVEQMMKQGQ from the coding sequence ATGCGATTCTCAAAAATCTTAATTGCCAATCGAGGGGAAATAGCCTTACGGATTCTTCGCACCTGCGAGGAGATGGGTATTGCGACGGTTGCTGTTCATTCAACGGTAGATCGCACTGCCCTTCATGTCCAACTTGCGGATGAAGCCGTTTGTATTGGGGAACCCAGCAGCAGCAAAAGTTATTTGAATATTCCTAATATTATCGCGGCGGCTCTGACTCGCAACGCCACCGCCCTTCATCCCGGCTATGGGTTTTTAGCCGAAAACGCCCGGTTTGCTGAAATTTGCGCCGATCACGAAATTGCTTTTATTGGCCCTACTCCGAACGCAATTCGGTCTATGGGGGACAAATCAACCGCCAAGGAAACGATGCAGCGTGTCGGGGTTCCCACCGTCCCCGGTAGTGACGGACTCCTGACCGACGAAAAAGAAGCCCTGGTACTAGCCCAAAAAATCGGTTTCCCGGTCATTATTAAAGCCACAGCAGGGGGTGGCGGTCGCGGAATGCGATTAGTCAAGCAGGAAGAGGATCTCCCCAAACTGTTTGCAGCCGCCCAAGGGGAAGCAGAAGCCGCCTTTGGAAATCCGGGGGTTTATTTAGAGAAATTTATTGAACGTCCTCGCCATATTGAAATTCAGATTTTGGCTGATAATTATGGCAATGTAATTTATTTGGGAGAGCGGGATTGTTCGATTCAACGCCGTCACCAAAAACTATTAGAAGAAGCACCCAGTCCCGTGATGACTCCAAAACTGCGACACAAAATGGGAATGGCGGCGATAAAAGCAGCAAAATCGATTAATTATACCGGAGCGGGAACGGTAGAATTTCTGGTTGATCAATCGGGTAATTTCTATTTTATGGAAATGAATACTCGCATTCAAGTGGAACATCCGGTTACGGAAATGATTACCGGATTAGATTTAATTGCTGAACAAATTCGCATCGCCCAAGGAGAAAAATTATCCTTAACTCAAGATAAAGTTCAACTGCGGGGTCATTCCATTGAATGTCGGATTAATGCAGAAGATCCCGACCATAATTTCCGTCCCCACCCCGGTCGTATTAGTGGCTATTTACCCCCCGGAGGAAATGGGGTGAGAATTGATTCCCATGTCTATACAGACTATGAAATTCCGCCTTATTATGACTCTTTAATTGGGAAATTAATTGTTTGGGGCCCCGACCGTCCGACGGCAATCTTGAGAATGAAACGGGCTTTACGAGAATTTGCCATTACTGGTGTTCCAACAACCATAGGATTTCATCAAAGAATTTTGGAAACTCCTGAATTTTTACGGGGAGAAATTTATACCAATTTTGTTGAACAAATGATGAAACAAGGACAATAA
- a CDS encoding histidine kinase gives MSDSIQDKLSSDLKKAQSENKLRAERIREIVKSAISEMGSEFKGGSQEIRGLVKEVVGTVLETVKGKGEEIQENVTASIEGVIDGISSKKRQSINKTKAEVKKLEIQLDQEEQELQNSIDLALNDIQEVGTDKSEQIKSAIESAVHNIKDSEEVALMQKRYAQLKAQLAIINANLVGRYGQRYEDIKHYLDEAKVWYEKAKDEPETYSGKLDEKRKAFEVKLGEAGTAIAQKEKQIKQRLRDLWKSFSET, from the coding sequence ATGTCAGATTCTATTCAAGATAAATTATCATCGGATTTAAAAAAAGCACAATCTGAGAACAAATTACGGGCTGAACGAATTCGAGAAATTGTCAAGTCTGCAATTTCAGAAATGGGTTCAGAATTTAAAGGGGGTTCTCAAGAGATTCGAGGTTTAGTGAAAGAGGTAGTCGGAACAGTTTTAGAAACTGTCAAAGGAAAAGGTGAGGAAATTCAAGAAAATGTTACAGCTTCTATTGAAGGAGTAATTGATGGAATCAGCAGCAAAAAACGCCAGTCCATCAATAAAACAAAAGCGGAAGTGAAAAAACTCGAAATCCAACTTGATCAAGAGGAACAAGAGTTACAAAATAGTATTGATTTAGCCTTGAATGATATTCAAGAAGTGGGAACCGATAAGTCTGAGCAAATTAAATCAGCCATTGAGTCCGCCGTTCACAATATTAAAGATAGTGAAGAAGTGGCATTAATGCAAAAACGTTATGCCCAACTTAAAGCTCAATTAGCCATTATTAATGCTAACTTAGTCGGACGCTATGGACAGCGTTATGAGGATATCAAGCATTATTTGGATGAAGCAAAAGTTTGGTATGAAAAAGCCAAGGATGAACCCGAAACCTATAGTGGAAAACTCGACGAAAAACGCAAAGCTTTTGAAGTAAAATTAGGAGAAGCGGGAACGGCGATCGCTCAAAAAGAAAAACAAATTAAACAACGTTTACGGGATCTGTGGAAATCCTTTTCAGAAACCTAA
- the psb35 gene encoding photosystem II assembly protein Psb35 has translation MDLFILEMGTNTPHFPMSATLVLILGFLAATTIGSVAWYNSKRPVGWKDKERPDFVPEVDTDQ, from the coding sequence ATGGATCTATTCATCTTGGAAATGGGAACAAATACCCCTCATTTCCCGATGTCTGCAACCTTAGTTTTAATTCTGGGGTTTTTAGCAGCCACAACCATTGGTTCTGTCGCTTGGTACAACTCTAAACGTCCTGTTGGTTGGAAGGATAAAGAACGTCCTGACTTTGTTCCTGAAGTCGATACCGACCAATAA
- the mnmE gene encoding tRNA uridine-5-carboxymethylaminomethyl(34) synthesis GTPase MnmE has product MAEFLATGGTIVAIATAIVPQQGSVGIVRMSGTDSQSIAKQLFYSPGRQIWESHRILYGYIRHPKTLKIIDEVLLLLMLSPRSYTREDVVEFHCHGGIIAVQQVLQLCIELGARLAQPGEFTLRAFLNGRLDLTQAESVAELVGSQSIAAAQMALAGLQGKLANPIRELRGTCLDILAEIEARVDFEEDLPPLNESEIIAQIHHVLEELSQFLATADTGELLRTGLKVAIVGRPNVGKSSLLNAWSRSDRAIVTDLPGTTRDVVESQLVVGGIPIQVLDTAGIRHSEDQVEKIGIERSRQTAQSADLVLLTLDAAIGLTEADLDIYQQVKKAGLIVIFNKIDQVNPQELEELKAKAIQYFNLENREIVPMSAALNQGIPELETAILNLVQGGNIHAANLEFAINQRQATALTRAKVCLEQVETTIKQQLPFDFWTIDLRGAIHALGEVTGEEVTESVLDRIFSRFCIGK; this is encoded by the coding sequence ATGGCTGAATTTTTGGCAACTGGGGGAACAATTGTAGCGATCGCCACGGCTATTGTACCGCAACAGGGAAGCGTGGGAATTGTGCGGATGTCGGGAACAGACTCTCAATCTATTGCTAAACAGTTATTTTATTCCCCAGGACGACAAATTTGGGAAAGTCACCGGATTTTATATGGGTATATTCGCCATCCAAAAACCCTAAAAATTATTGATGAAGTTTTATTATTATTAATGTTATCTCCCCGTTCTTATACTCGTGAGGATGTGGTTGAATTTCACTGTCATGGGGGGATTATTGCGGTTCAACAAGTGCTGCAATTGTGTATAGAATTAGGAGCTAGGTTAGCCCAACCGGGGGAATTTACCCTGCGGGCATTTTTAAATGGACGGTTAGATTTAACTCAAGCAGAAAGTGTGGCGGAATTAGTCGGATCTCAATCGATTGCAGCCGCACAAATGGCTTTAGCCGGATTACAAGGAAAATTAGCAAATCCTATTCGAGAATTACGAGGAACTTGTTTAGATATTTTAGCAGAAATTGAAGCCAGGGTGGATTTTGAAGAAGATTTACCGCCCTTAAATGAATCGGAAATTATCGCCCAAATTCATCACGTTTTAGAAGAATTATCGCAATTTTTAGCGACGGCTGACACAGGAGAATTATTAAGAACAGGGTTAAAAGTTGCGATTGTTGGTCGTCCGAATGTGGGAAAATCGAGTTTATTAAATGCTTGGAGTCGAAGCGATCGCGCCATTGTTACGGATTTACCCGGAACAACTCGTGATGTGGTAGAATCGCAATTGGTTGTGGGAGGAATCCCGATTCAAGTGTTAGATACGGCTGGAATTCGCCACTCCGAAGATCAAGTGGAAAAAATTGGCATAGAGCGATCGCGACAAACTGCACAATCAGCCGATTTAGTATTATTAACATTGGATGCTGCAATCGGTTTAACTGAAGCAGATTTAGACATTTATCAACAAGTTAAAAAAGCAGGTTTAATTGTTATTTTTAATAAAATTGATCAAGTTAACCCCCAAGAATTAGAGGAATTAAAAGCAAAAGCTATTCAATATTTTAATTTAGAAAATCGAGAAATTGTTCCTATGTCTGCTGCTTTAAATCAAGGAATTCCAGAGTTAGAAACAGCGATATTAAATTTAGTTCAGGGTGGAAATATTCACGCCGCCAATTTAGAGTTTGCCATTAATCAACGTCAAGCCACTGCGTTAACCCGTGCAAAAGTATGTTTAGAACAAGTCGAAACAACGATTAAGCAACAACTTCCCTTTGATTTTTGGACAATTGATCTGCGAGGTGCCATTCATGCGTTAGGGGAAGTCACCGGAGAAGAAGTAACAGAATCCGTTTTAGATCGAATTTTCAGCAGATTTTGTATTGGAAAATAA